In Lactuca sativa cultivar Salinas chromosome 5, Lsat_Salinas_v11, whole genome shotgun sequence, the DNA window ACATGATTGCAGCAAACAAACAATGGTACGTTAGCAATACAGCCCAAGAAGAACAGCGATTCTGGCAACTCAGGTGGCCGGAGTACCCTCCATAAGCAATACTTTTAAAGGTGATGATGGAAGAATTTTTGCTCTAAATTATTCGGATTCATTGTAGATTCTGAATATGTATCAAAACGATTTGTAAAGCAGAGAATAATTTCACTACTATTTATCAGAATCTTTACAATATAAAGGGAGTATAGCAAACCCACAAAATCAAAATTGAAAGAACTAATTCAGTACCTATAAAATCATAGTATCTTGGATTTCATGAATCATGAAGATGATGATGGAAACACATCTTTTACAGCAGAAGCAGCGGATAGATAATTAAGAGTATTCTTCAACGTCTCCTTCTCTCTCTTCAACCTCACCATCGTATCCTCCAATTCAAGCAACGCCTGCTGTTCCCTCGGCGCACCTTCAAACGTGCTCCCCACGAAAAACGAAAACGGCGTCGGAAATAGATTCCGGCGTAAATCTCCGGCTTCCTTCTCTGGTTTTCCGTTCAATCGGTTCGATAACCTGATGACGTCTTTCATATGGCTCTCCACTTCGCTTGCTAAGCCTTCTAAATCCTCTTCCCCGTTCCCCGACGGCCGGTCCTCCAACCACACCACCTCCGCCACAAGATAGGGTTTCGTGCGGACGATTTTTGTCACGCGGAAACGTTCCTGACCTTTACATATGATAAAAAACCGGTCGTCCACGAGACGTTCGTGTTTCACGACCTCGCCGACGCATCCGACGTCGGCCGTGCCGGAGGTTGCGTCGGTGTAGATGACGCCGAAACGGAGGTCGGTTTGGAGGAGAGTGTGCATCATGATACGGTAACGGTATTCGAAGATCTGTAACGGGAGGATGGCTCCGGGGAAGAGGACGAGTGGGAGAGGGAAAAGCGGCAGCTCCACGATGTCATTCGAATTGGTGGATGCGATGTTTTCGTGTCGTTCGGAGGAGGAGGAGCAGCGGAGGGAGGATGTGGAGTTCCGGTGACGGCGGCGAAGGTGGTGGGGAGGGGAGATTTTTGAGTTAAGTGAAAATGAGAGGGTGTGGTGGGGGTTTAAGCGAGGGTTGTTGTGGTGGGTGAGGTAAGAGGAAGAAGGGGAAGGGAGGAG includes these proteins:
- the LOC111907771 gene encoding uncharacterized protein LOC111907771, which encodes MALPQLLPSPSSSYLTHHNNPRLNPHHTLSFSLNSKISPPHHLRRRHRNSTSSLRCSSSSERHENIASTNSNDIVELPLFPLPLVLFPGAILPLQIFEYRYRIMMHTLLQTDLRFGVIYTDATSGTADVGCVGEVVKHERLVDDRFFIICKGQERFRVTKIVRTKPYLVAEVVWLEDRPSGNGEEDLEGLASEVESHMKDVIRLSNRLNGKPEKEAGDLRRNLFPTPFSFFVGSTFEGAPREQQALLELEDTMVRLKREKETLKNTLNYLSAASAVKDVFPSSSS